One region of Epilithonimonas zeae genomic DNA includes:
- a CDS encoding beta-ketoacyl synthase N-terminal-like domain-containing protein: MFNLNFFKIVSAVYINSVACISVQDTLNENFFQNLKPENSSQVLKAIEPNYKEFIPPAASRRMSKTVKMSSVASQYALKEAGIENPDAIIVGTGMGCSQDSEKFLKNVIENNEEFLTPTYFIQSTHNTVSGQIALGLQCHAYNFTYVNTSSSLEFSMLDAKLQINDGEAENVLVGSTDEQTERTMKLYKLNNTIKKEDNLPAAYLNSTSEGVIWGEGASFFVLGKDKTDTSYAQLTDIKICNKLELTETRQFIGDFLVKNNLKNDEIDTVILGFSGDSESDRYYKNASELFQNSSQLYYKHLSGEFNTASGFSTFMACHILKNQEIPEVMMINSVKKKELKNILLYNHLGGNDHSLVLLKKA, encoded by the coding sequence TTGTTCAACCTTAATTTTTTCAAAATCGTGAGCGCAGTTTACATCAACAGTGTAGCCTGCATCTCGGTTCAGGACACTTTAAACGAAAATTTTTTCCAAAACCTTAAGCCTGAAAATTCATCTCAGGTTTTAAAAGCGATCGAACCCAATTACAAAGAATTCATTCCACCCGCAGCAAGTAGAAGAATGTCTAAAACTGTAAAAATGAGTTCTGTGGCTTCACAATATGCTTTGAAAGAAGCCGGAATTGAAAATCCTGATGCGATCATTGTTGGAACCGGAATGGGCTGTTCTCAGGATTCTGAAAAATTTCTGAAAAATGTGATTGAAAATAATGAAGAGTTTTTGACGCCGACCTATTTTATTCAATCTACTCATAATACGGTTTCTGGGCAGATTGCCTTAGGTTTGCAGTGTCACGCGTACAATTTCACTTATGTGAATACGTCTTCGTCTTTGGAATTTTCGATGTTAGATGCGAAGCTTCAAATCAATGATGGCGAAGCAGAAAATGTCTTGGTTGGTTCTACAGACGAACAAACCGAACGAACGATGAAATTGTACAAACTCAACAATACCATTAAAAAAGAAGACAATCTTCCGGCTGCTTATCTGAATTCGACATCAGAAGGCGTGATTTGGGGTGAAGGAGCTAGCTTTTTTGTATTAGGAAAGGATAAAACTGACACTTCCTATGCTCAGCTGACGGATATTAAAATCTGTAATAAATTAGAATTAACAGAAACCCGACAATTCATTGGAGATTTTTTAGTTAAAAATAATTTGAAAAATGATGAAATTGATACTGTGATTTTAGGTTTCAGTGGAGATTCTGAATCTGATCGTTATTACAAAAATGCTTCTGAATTATTCCAAAATTCATCACAACTATACTACAAACATTTGAGCGGAGAATTCAATACAGCAAGTGGATTTTCAACATTTATGGCTTGCCATATTCTTAAAAATCAAGAGATTCCGGAAGTGATGATGATTAATTCTGTGAAGAAGAAAGAACTGAAAAATATTTTGCTTTATAATCATCTTGGTGGGAACGACCATAGTCTGGTTTTGCTGAAGAAAGCTTAA
- a CDS encoding GxxExxY protein, whose protein sequence is MNENEISKVIFDAGLKVHRQLGAGLLESAYEECLYFELQKSGLLIEKQKPMPLIYDEIKLDIGYRIDLLVERKVVVEIKSVETLNDIHIAQILTYLKLSNCKLGLLINFNSVLFKNGVKRLINGTL, encoded by the coding sequence ATGAATGAAAATGAGATTTCAAAAGTTATATTTGATGCCGGATTAAAAGTTCACCGTCAGCTTGGAGCAGGACTTCTGGAAAGCGCATATGAAGAATGTCTGTACTTTGAGTTACAGAAATCCGGATTACTGATAGAGAAACAGAAGCCAATGCCATTAATTTATGACGAAATAAAACTTGATATTGGCTATAGGATTGATTTATTAGTTGAAAGAAAAGTTGTTGTAGAAATAAAATCCGTTGAAACATTAAATGACATCCATATCGCTCAAATTTTAACTTATTTAAAATTAAGCAATTGTAAATTAGGTTTATTGATTAATTTCAACTCAGTTTTATTTAAAAATGGTGTTAAGAGGTTAATTAATGGAACATTATAA
- a CDS encoding polysaccharide deacetylase family protein, which produces MKHYSFILLYLFWNIFVYVFNGSIWMYVFCFILFSATVVWGSFDIQLKYFINSITQKKTKIKEVALTFDDGPTEFTPKFLDILKENNIKATFFCIGKQIEKFPETFQRIIAEGHIIGNHTYSHSNNTGFLSSPKMIEEIEKCDEVIFRIGNIKTNLYRPPFGVTNPNIAKAISKTQKKSIGWNVRSLDTVIDNEKKIYHRITKNLKPGSIILLHDTSEKTYLVLVELLLFLKRENYSTFRLIQ; this is translated from the coding sequence ATGAAACATTATTCATTCATCCTACTTTATCTTTTTTGGAACATCTTCGTTTATGTTTTCAATGGAAGTATTTGGATGTACGTTTTCTGTTTCATTCTCTTTTCAGCAACGGTTGTTTGGGGTTCTTTTGATATTCAATTAAAATATTTTATTAATTCTATCACTCAAAAAAAAACAAAAATCAAGGAGGTTGCACTGACTTTTGACGATGGACCAACAGAATTTACTCCGAAATTTTTAGATATATTAAAAGAAAATAACATCAAAGCAACGTTTTTCTGCATCGGAAAACAGATTGAAAAATTTCCGGAAACATTTCAAAGAATCATTGCGGAAGGTCATATAATAGGAAATCACACTTATTCCCATTCCAATAACACTGGATTTTTATCGAGTCCAAAAATGATTGAGGAAATTGAAAAATGTGATGAAGTAATTTTCAGAATTGGAAATATTAAAACCAATTTGTACCGACCACCATTTGGAGTCACCAATCCGAATATTGCAAAAGCCATCAGCAAAACTCAGAAAAAAAGTATCGGCTGGAATGTCCGTTCGCTTGATACTGTGATTGATAATGAGAAAAAAATTTATCACAGAATTACTAAGAATCTGAAACCAGGAAGTATCATTCTTCTCCACGACACATCTGAGAAAACCTACCTCGTTTTGGTCGAATTATTGCTATTTTTGAAACGTGAAAATTATTCAACTTTTCGGTTGATTCAATGA
- a CDS encoding ABC transporter permease yields the protein MELKDQSLINIHNFLPHREPMLMTDYILELTEEKVITSFKITEDNIFISDNDFVEAGLIENLAQTCSSILGQSFFQNPNIETKVIGFITNIKKIEIFALPKVDDIIISKASLISQFENICNIFCETFLNDEILIRAEINLFIQEIKQ from the coding sequence ATGGAACTGAAAGATCAAAGCTTAATCAACATCCACAATTTTCTGCCACATCGCGAACCAATGCTGATGACAGATTACATTTTGGAATTGACGGAAGAAAAAGTCATCACATCATTTAAAATTACCGAAGACAATATTTTTATTTCTGATAATGACTTTGTTGAAGCTGGATTAATAGAAAACTTGGCGCAAACGTGTTCATCGATCCTCGGACAAAGTTTTTTCCAGAATCCGAATATTGAGACAAAAGTAATCGGTTTCATTACGAATATCAAAAAAATAGAGATTTTCGCATTGCCAAAAGTGGATGATATCATCATCTCAAAAGCATCATTAATCTCTCAATTTGAAAACATCTGCAACATTTTTTGCGAAACTTTTCTTAATGATGAAATATTAATCAGAGCTGAAATTAATTTGTTTATTCAGGAAATAAAACAATAA
- a CDS encoding BtrH N-terminal domain-containing protein has protein sequence MKINFEHHQTAHCENGVASNLLLNKGLKLSEPMIFGIGSGLFFVYLPFLKVNFAPGFSYRPMPGAIFSKAAKRLGIKIKRQKFSNPKDAQTALEKNLEQNIPTGLQVGVFNLTYFPEEYKFHFNAHNLVVYGKENGRFLISDPVMDFATSLSEAELEKVRYAKGALPPKGHMYFPTYIPEAVNLEEAIKKGIKDTCKNMLAPVPIIGVKAMRWVAKSIPKWAEKKGTKVTNHYLGQLIRMQEEIGTGGGGFRFIYGAFLQEAAVILKNDELKELSKEITAIGDLWRDFAVDIARVYKNRNSKSDIYNQLSKSMLHIADLEEAFYKKLKKAI, from the coding sequence ATGAAAATCAACTTTGAACATCACCAAACCGCACATTGCGAAAACGGTGTTGCCTCCAATCTATTACTCAACAAAGGGTTAAAACTTAGTGAACCTATGATTTTCGGAATCGGTTCCGGATTGTTTTTCGTGTATTTACCTTTCCTGAAAGTGAATTTTGCGCCGGGATTCAGCTATCGTCCGATGCCGGGAGCGATTTTCAGCAAAGCCGCAAAAAGACTGGGAATCAAAATCAAAAGACAAAAATTCTCCAATCCAAAAGATGCGCAAACTGCTTTAGAAAAAAATCTGGAACAAAATATCCCGACAGGTTTACAGGTTGGCGTTTTCAACCTGACTTATTTTCCTGAAGAATATAAATTCCACTTCAATGCTCATAATCTTGTTGTTTACGGCAAAGAAAACGGAAGATTTTTAATTAGCGACCCTGTAATGGATTTTGCCACTTCCCTTTCCGAAGCCGAACTGGAAAAAGTTCGTTACGCAAAAGGTGCACTTCCACCAAAAGGTCATATGTATTTCCCGACTTACATTCCGGAAGCGGTCAATCTGGAAGAAGCGATTAAAAAAGGAATTAAAGACACCTGCAAAAATATGTTGGCTCCCGTTCCGATTATTGGTGTAAAAGCGATGCGTTGGGTGGCAAAAAGCATCCCGAAATGGGCAGAGAAAAAAGGAACGAAAGTGACCAATCATTATCTCGGACAACTTATCAGAATGCAGGAAGAAATCGGAACCGGCGGTGGCGGATTCAGATTTATTTATGGTGCTTTTTTACAGGAAGCTGCTGTTATTCTTAAAAATGATGAATTGAAAGAATTATCCAAAGAAATTACCGCAATCGGCGACCTTTGGAGAGATTTTGCTGTGGATATTGCGAGAGTTTACAAAAACAGAAATTCGAAAAGTGATATTTATAATCAGCTTTCAAAATCGATGCTTCATATTGCTGATTTAGAAGAAGCTTTTTACAAAAAACTAAAAAAAGCGATTTAA
- a CDS encoding beta-ketoacyl synthase N-terminal-like domain-containing protein — protein MRKEIYITDYNCVTPLGFDVSSNWNALLEGKSGVALHKIIENQEPFYASMVDSEKLNEEFNKNFDNQNFTRLEKMFLLSLKPLVEKHQISDETAFILSTTKGNISLLKNQKTLPEGVFLSSLAQKIADFFGFKIKPIVVSNACVSGVMAIAVAKNMIVAGKYKDAFVIAGDEISEFVISGFNSFQAIGTEICKPYDKNRDGINIGEATAAVYITSELNQNEKFSFKVLGDSAINDANHISGPSRTGDGLFASIKNAITEAKVPVGKIDFISAHGTATIYNDEMEAIAFNRMELQNVPLNSMKGYYGHCLGASGLLENIISMESALNNTLIPSKNFEETGTSQPLNIIKENQPAEIKYILKTASGFGGCNAAIVLEKC, from the coding sequence GTGAGGAAGGAAATTTATATTACAGATTACAATTGCGTCACACCTTTAGGCTTTGATGTTTCTTCGAATTGGAATGCTCTTTTGGAGGGAAAATCCGGCGTAGCTTTACATAAAATCATAGAAAATCAGGAGCCTTTTTATGCTTCAATGGTTGATTCTGAAAAGTTAAACGAAGAATTCAATAAAAACTTCGACAATCAGAATTTCACACGACTGGAAAAAATGTTTTTGCTGAGTTTAAAACCTTTAGTTGAAAAACATCAGATTTCAGACGAAACGGCTTTTATTTTATCAACCACAAAAGGAAATATCAGTTTATTAAAAAACCAGAAAACTTTACCGGAAGGCGTTTTTCTTTCCAGCTTAGCTCAAAAAATTGCTGACTTCTTCGGATTTAAAATAAAACCGATTGTTGTTTCCAATGCCTGCGTTTCCGGCGTAATGGCGATTGCTGTTGCGAAGAATATGATTGTGGCAGGAAAATATAAAGATGCTTTTGTCATTGCCGGAGACGAAATTTCTGAATTTGTAATTTCTGGTTTCAACTCTTTTCAGGCGATCGGAACCGAAATTTGTAAACCCTACGATAAAAACCGTGACGGGATTAACATCGGTGAAGCAACAGCAGCAGTTTATATCACTTCAGAATTAAATCAAAACGAAAAATTTAGTTTTAAAGTTTTAGGAGATTCAGCAATTAATGATGCGAACCATATTTCGGGGCCATCAAGGACTGGTGACGGATTATTTGCAAGCATTAAAAATGCAATAACAGAAGCCAAAGTTCCCGTAGGAAAAATAGATTTTATTTCCGCACACGGAACGGCAACAATATATAACGACGAAATGGAAGCCATCGCTTTCAACAGAATGGAATTGCAGAATGTCCCTTTGAACAGTATGAAAGGTTATTACGGACACTGTTTGGGTGCTTCGGGATTATTGGAAAACATCATTTCTATGGAATCTGCTTTGAACAATACTTTAATTCCGTCTAAAAACTTTGAAGAAACGGGAACTTCCCAACCTTTGAATATTATTAAAGAAAATCAACCTGCGGAAATCAAATATATTTTAAAAACAGCATCAGGTTTTGGCGGGTGTAATGCAGCAATTGTTTTGGAAAAATGCTAA
- a CDS encoding ABC transporter ATP-binding protein, translating to MSNFIIEIKNLYKKYKNAEEFSVNDISLNISKNEIYGILGPNGAGKTTLISMLSGLIKPTSGSFTINGLSPQKNSTKLKQIIGVVPQEYALYPTLTAKENLMFFGSLYGLNHKKLRDTIDESLELMGLSKFADKKVDQFSGGMKRRCNLIAGTLHNPKVLFLDEPTVGVDVQSKKAIIDYLLDLNRKGTCIIYTSHHLSEAEEFCTQIAIIDHGKIHATGTPEELVKRVANAENLEDVFISLTGKELRDVV from the coding sequence ATGTCAAATTTCATCATAGAAATAAAAAATCTTTATAAGAAATATAAAAATGCAGAAGAATTTTCTGTAAACGATATTTCTTTAAATATATCTAAAAACGAAATCTACGGAATTCTTGGTCCAAACGGAGCTGGAAAAACGACTTTGATTTCGATGCTTTCAGGTTTAATCAAACCAACTTCGGGAAGTTTTACCATCAACGGACTTTCGCCTCAGAAAAATAGTACCAAACTGAAACAGATTATTGGCGTTGTTCCGCAGGAATATGCACTATATCCGACTTTGACAGCCAAAGAAAACCTGATGTTTTTCGGAAGTCTGTATGGTTTAAACCACAAAAAATTGAGAGACACCATTGATGAATCTTTAGAATTAATGGGTTTGTCAAAATTTGCGGATAAAAAAGTTGATCAGTTTTCGGGAGGAATGAAACGCCGTTGTAACCTGATTGCCGGAACGCTTCATAACCCGAAAGTATTGTTTCTGGACGAACCGACTGTTGGCGTTGATGTTCAGTCCAAAAAAGCGATTATCGATTATCTTTTGGATTTAAATAGAAAAGGAACCTGCATTATTTACACGTCGCACCATTTGTCGGAAGCGGAAGAATTTTGCACCCAAATAGCGATTATCGACCACGGAAAAATCCACGCCACCGGAACGCCTGAAGAATTGGTAAAAAGAGTGGCCAATGCAGAAAACCTGGAAGACGTTTTCATATCATTAACCGGAAAAGAACTGAGAGATGTTGTATAA
- a CDS encoding phosphopantetheine-binding protein, translated as MSDLKLELKNKIVDVLNLEDVAVEDIKDNDPLFGGGLGLDSIDALELIVLLEKEYGIKLSDPKKGKEIFQSIEVMAKFIEENRTK; from the coding sequence ATGAGCGACTTAAAATTAGAATTAAAAAACAAAATCGTAGATGTTCTTAACCTGGAAGATGTTGCTGTAGAAGACATCAAAGACAACGATCCGCTTTTCGGGGGTGGTCTTGGATTGGATTCTATCGACGCTTTGGAATTAATCGTTCTTCTTGAAAAGGAATACGGAATCAAATTATCTGACCCGAAAAAAGGGAAAGAAATCTTCCAATCTATTGAAGTAATGGCGAAATTCATTGAAGAAAATCGTACAAAATAA
- a CDS encoding ABC transporter permease translates to MLYKLWRSFFKEILLLKRDIGGIVIIFLMPLLLIITITLIQDSTFKNLEGSKIPVIFIDNDHSEISKRIESELKASKSFQLLTDYNENSAKEAVFSGDYQMAIVIPQNLTKDINSNIDSKVQTIVSSFGLESDSTATKVVASKAKDIHLYFDPATNAGFKNSVMNAINKMVFEIENKKIYKAFQDQLGTTEDLDNKSLITFKEIVPKSALEAKPNSVQHNVPAWALFAIFFIVVPLSINLVKEKSQGTSVRVRVSPTPYYIHILGKTFTYLIICVIQFLLMVAVGIWLFPYMDLPQFDVTGKMFNLIIVTLFAGLAAIGFGVLLGTIADTQEQSAPFGATSVVVLAAVGGIWVPVFLMPEFMQKIAAFSPMNWGLNAYYDIILRNSGIGEIAKELIFLFLFYVAMVAIALFYERKQNAV, encoded by the coding sequence ATGTTGTATAAACTGTGGAGGAGTTTTTTTAAGGAAATCCTTTTACTGAAGCGGGATATCGGAGGAATTGTCATTATATTTTTAATGCCTTTGCTACTGATTATTACTATTACCTTGATTCAGGATTCGACGTTCAAAAACCTGGAAGGTTCAAAAATTCCGGTTATCTTCATCGACAACGACCATTCTGAAATTTCAAAAAGAATAGAATCCGAACTGAAAGCCAGCAAAAGTTTTCAGCTTTTGACGGATTACAACGAAAATTCGGCTAAGGAAGCGGTTTTTTCCGGCGATTATCAGATGGCGATTGTGATTCCTCAGAATCTTACGAAAGATATCAATTCAAATATCGATTCAAAAGTTCAGACAATCGTCAGTTCTTTTGGTTTAGAATCGGATTCAACCGCAACAAAAGTTGTAGCCTCCAAAGCAAAAGATATTCATCTGTATTTTGACCCTGCAACCAATGCCGGATTCAAAAATTCGGTGATGAATGCCATCAACAAAATGGTTTTCGAGATCGAGAATAAAAAAATCTACAAAGCATTCCAAGACCAACTTGGTACAACGGAAGATTTGGATAACAAGAGTTTGATTACTTTTAAAGAAATTGTTCCCAAATCTGCTTTGGAAGCCAAACCAAACTCAGTGCAACACAATGTTCCAGCTTGGGCGTTGTTTGCAATTTTCTTCATTGTGGTTCCTTTGTCGATTAATTTAGTTAAAGAAAAAAGTCAGGGAACGAGCGTGAGAGTTCGCGTGAGTCCGACTCCGTATTACATTCATATTTTAGGAAAAACATTTACGTATCTGATTATTTGCGTCATCCAGTTTTTACTGATGGTTGCCGTCGGAATATGGCTTTTCCCGTATATGGATTTACCACAATTTGATGTGACAGGGAAAATGTTCAATCTTATCATCGTCACTTTGTTTGCTGGATTAGCCGCAATCGGATTTGGAGTTTTATTGGGAACAATTGCTGATACTCAGGAACAATCTGCTCCGTTTGGTGCAACTTCGGTCGTGGTTTTGGCTGCAGTCGGCGGAATTTGGGTTCCGGTATTTTTAATGCCTGAGTTTATGCAGAAAATTGCCGCATTTTCTCCTATGAATTGGGGCTTGAATGCGTATTACGATATCATTTTAAGAAACAGCGGAATCGGTGAAATTGCCAAAGAATTGATTTTCTTATTTTTATTTTATGTAGCAATGGTTGCCATTGCTTTATTTTACGAAAGAAAACAGAATGCTGTTTAA
- a CDS encoding Txe/YoeB family addiction module toxin: MGRYQIVRTKEAEKDLSKILKSGNKSDIKKVEIFFKEIEEHPRTGNGNPEHLKYFDGEIWSRRINKKDRFVYEIYEEDKNVIVVSSLGHYSDN; the protein is encoded by the coding sequence ATGGGAAGGTATCAAATAGTCCGTACAAAAGAAGCGGAAAAAGACCTTTCTAAAATTTTAAAGTCCGGCAATAAATCTGACATTAAGAAAGTAGAAATTTTCTTTAAAGAAATAGAAGAGCATCCAAGAACGGGAAATGGAAATCCGGAACATTTAAAGTATTTTGATGGAGAAATTTGGAGCAGACGAATCAATAAAAAAGACAGATTTGTTTATGAAATTTATGAAGAAGACAAAAATGTAATCGTAGTAAGTTCTTTGGGACATTACAGCGATAATTGA
- a CDS encoding beta-ketoacyl-[acyl-carrier-protein] synthase family protein gives MGQKIAITGMGIISAIGNNVEENLRSLTNGKHGISDISLFETRHSGKIKTGEIKLSNEELVQKLQLNEDNNATRTSLLGMIAAKEAVESAGISDINEYKTGFISSTSVAGMDVTEKYFYSYEDFPEKQKYIDAHDAGNSSLLIADYLGLKGMVSTISTACSSAANAIMMGAKLIKSGILDRVIVGGTDSLSKFTLNGFNTLMILTDSYNTPFDNNRKGLNLGEAAAFIVLESDEIVKKENKKVLGYLSGYGNANDAHHQTASSENGQGAFLAMGKALKISGLDKENIDYINVHGTATPNNDLSEGIAMIRIFGENKVPEFSSTKAFTGHTLAAAAGIEAVYSLLAIQNNLIFPNLNFKNKMEEFDLTPVTELKEKNINHVLSNSFGFGGNCSTLIFSKS, from the coding sequence ATGGGTCAAAAAATTGCCATAACAGGAATGGGCATCATCTCCGCGATTGGAAACAATGTGGAGGAAAATTTGAGGTCGCTGACAAATGGAAAACACGGAATTTCAGACATTAGTCTGTTTGAAACGCGCCATTCCGGAAAAATAAAAACCGGCGAAATCAAATTATCTAATGAAGAATTGGTGCAAAAACTTCAGTTAAATGAAGATAATAATGCGACAAGAACATCTTTATTAGGAATGATTGCCGCCAAAGAAGCTGTAGAAAGTGCCGGAATTTCCGACATTAATGAGTATAAAACTGGATTCATTTCTTCAACAAGCGTTGCAGGAATGGATGTTACCGAAAAATATTTCTACTCTTACGAAGACTTTCCTGAAAAGCAAAAATATATTGACGCACACGATGCCGGAAATTCATCTTTGCTGATTGCGGATTATCTGGGTTTGAAAGGTATGGTTTCGACCATCAGTACAGCTTGTTCATCTGCAGCCAATGCTATTATGATGGGCGCAAAATTGATTAAAAGCGGCATTTTGGATCGCGTAATTGTTGGCGGAACAGATTCTCTTTCAAAATTTACTTTAAATGGTTTCAACACATTGATGATTCTGACGGATTCCTACAACACGCCTTTTGACAACAATAGAAAAGGTCTGAATCTCGGTGAAGCAGCAGCTTTCATCGTTTTGGAATCTGATGAAATTGTGAAAAAAGAAAACAAAAAAGTTCTGGGCTATCTTTCTGGATACGGAAATGCCAACGATGCACATCATCAAACGGCTTCTTCGGAAAACGGACAAGGTGCTTTTTTGGCGATGGGAAAAGCATTGAAAATTTCTGGCTTAGATAAAGAAAACATCGATTACATCAACGTCCACGGAACTGCAACTCCGAATAATGATTTGTCAGAAGGTATTGCAATGATCCGAATTTTTGGAGAAAATAAAGTTCCGGAATTCAGTTCTACTAAAGCTTTTACAGGTCATACTTTGGCTGCAGCGGCGGGAATTGAAGCGGTTTATTCGTTATTGGCCATTCAAAACAATCTTATTTTTCCGAATCTGAATTTTAAAAATAAAATGGAAGAATTTGATTTAACGCCTGTGACTGAGCTCAAAGAGAAAAATATTAACCACGTTCTTTCCAATTCGTTTGGCTTTGGAGGAAATTGTTCAACCTTAATTTTTTCAAAATCGTGA
- a CDS encoding DUF2683 family protein translates to MTTFSFKIDSSESKKIKAILKALGVADLKIQEDETPSKDFAEKVKRARKAYSEGDIVAVNTKNVWEGIK, encoded by the coding sequence ATGACAACATTCAGTTTTAAAATAGATTCAAGCGAAAGTAAAAAAATTAAAGCCATTTTAAAAGCTTTAGGTGTTGCTGATTTAAAAATACAGGAAGACGAAACTCCTTCGAAGGATTTTGCTGAAAAAGTAAAAAGGGCTAGAAAAGCTTATTCAGAGGGAGATATTGTTGCTGTTAACACAAAAAACGTATGGGAAGGTATCAAATAG
- a CDS encoding acyl-CoA thioesterase, translated as MQSKDLTCTEEVRVRFNETDPLGIVWHGHYIVYFEDGREAFGRQHGLTYLDIQKAGFVTPIVKSTCEHFLPLKYGETFKIVTTFVNSNSAKLIYKYELFNEENKLVCSGETIQVFLDSDNNLCLYNPDFFQAWKDKMGL; from the coding sequence ATGCAGTCTAAAGATTTAACTTGTACCGAAGAAGTACGCGTAAGATTCAATGAAACAGACCCGTTGGGAATTGTTTGGCACGGTCATTATATCGTGTATTTTGAAGACGGAAGGGAAGCTTTCGGAAGACAACACGGTTTGACTTATCTTGACATTCAGAAAGCGGGATTTGTAACACCTATTGTAAAAAGTACCTGCGAACATTTTCTGCCTTTAAAATACGGAGAAACTTTTAAAATTGTAACGACTTTCGTGAATTCAAACTCTGCGAAATTGATTTATAAATACGAGCTTTTTAACGAAGAAAATAAATTGGTCTGTTCAGGAGAAACGATTCAGGTATTCTTAGATTCAGATAATAATTTATGTTTGTATAATCCTGATTTTTTTCAGGCTTGGAAAGATAAAATGGGATTATAG
- a CDS encoding LolA family protein, with the protein MIKNIALGTFLLISGFFFGQNTTMSAAESKAFVSKISSETRNIKTLQSDFTQTKKMDFLDKSIVTYGKMSLKSPNTLSWKYTKPYQYSIIFKDNKIFINDQGKKTSVDAKSKTFEKINKLIVGSSNGQMFSDPEFSVTYFKNTNYNIAKFTPKSAQLLKYIKQIELQFPKDESTVSQVNMTEASGDTTNIVFKNTKINAPISASEFSL; encoded by the coding sequence ATGATTAAGAATATAGCTTTAGGCACATTTTTATTAATTTCAGGTTTCTTTTTTGGGCAAAATACAACAATGTCCGCAGCAGAATCAAAAGCGTTCGTTTCCAAAATTTCTTCTGAAACCAGAAATATAAAGACATTACAAAGTGATTTTACTCAAACTAAAAAGATGGATTTTTTGGACAAAAGTATCGTGACTTACGGTAAAATGTCTCTGAAATCTCCGAACACTTTAAGCTGGAAATACACAAAACCTTATCAATATAGCATTATTTTCAAGGATAACAAAATCTTCATCAACGACCAAGGAAAAAAAACTTCGGTTGATGCCAAGAGCAAAACCTTTGAAAAAATCAACAAGCTGATTGTTGGAAGTTCAAACGGACAGATGTTCAGTGATCCGGAATTTTCTGTAACTTATTTCAAAAATACGAATTACAATATTGCCAAATTCACCCCGAAATCTGCTCAGTTATTAAAATACATCAAACAAATTGAACTACAGTTTCCAAAAGATGAATCCACAGTTTCGCAAGTGAATATGACAGAAGCTTCCGGTGACACAACCAACATTGTTTTCAAAAACACCAAAATCAATGCGCCGATTTCTGCTTCAGAGTTTTCTTTATAG
- a CDS encoding 3-oxoacyl-ACP synthase: MKKTDICTIEHSKIVLNNDIIFETPTENFSDFAKEAYKNLELNYPKFHKMDNLSKLAFLASEMILKDEDHSRTALVFANRSSSLDTDFKYQESINSQENYFPSPAVFVYTLPNICVGEISIKHKLQTENAFFVLDEFDEEFLNNYSEQILQSGKAEKVLCGWVELYQESYNAFVYLLNK; encoded by the coding sequence ATGAAGAAAACAGACATCTGCACCATAGAACATTCAAAAATCGTTCTTAACAACGACATTATTTTTGAAACCCCCACTGAAAACTTTTCAGACTTTGCTAAAGAAGCTTACAAAAATTTAGAATTAAATTATCCTAAATTTCATAAAATGGATAACTTAAGCAAACTCGCTTTTCTTGCTTCTGAAATGATTTTGAAAGACGAAGACCACAGCAGAACAGCTTTGGTTTTTGCCAACAGATCATCAAGTTTGGACACTGATTTTAAATATCAGGAAAGCATTAATTCTCAGGAAAATTATTTTCCGAGTCCCGCGGTTTTTGTCTATACTTTACCGAATATTTGTGTAGGTGAAATCAGCATCAAACACAAACTGCAGACAGAGAATGCTTTTTTTGTGTTGGACGAATTTGATGAAGAATTTTTAAACAATTACTCGGAACAGATTTTGCAGTCTGGGAAAGCCGAAAAAGTATTGTGCGGATGGGTAGAGCTCTATCAGGAAAGTTATAATGCTTTCGTATATTTGCTAAACAAGTAA